From Desulfurella amilsii, the proteins below share one genomic window:
- a CDS encoding NRDE family protein — protein MCLVVFALNKNPKYKLILAGNRDEYYARKSLPFKWYKSETDELLSPRDLLALGSFFGITKNGKLVFLTNYRNPDLFKTSAPSRGRIVWDYLTANVDPKRFIRSTNPVLYNPFNLVFGSIDCLYYFSNIQNQLMRIKSGLHTLSNSLLDISWPKTKKAKAAFENDILYAQDKKLMIKQLFKILYDDTVFEDSLPSTGIDLMQEKMLSSIFVKSKNYGTQTSYVLLIDYNNNAVVIEKNHILQTNNEFHFCISPKGVT, from the coding sequence ATACTACGCAAGAAAGAGTTTGCCATTTAAGTGGTATAAATCTGAAACTGATGAGTTGCTATCTCCAAGGGATTTGCTTGCACTAGGCAGCTTTTTTGGTATAACAAAAAATGGTAAATTGGTTTTTTTAACAAACTATAGAAATCCTGATTTATTTAAAACTAGCGCACCTTCTAGAGGGCGTATTGTATGGGACTATTTAACTGCTAATGTTGACCCAAAAAGATTTATTAGGAGTACAAATCCTGTTTTATATAATCCATTTAATTTAGTATTTGGCAGTATCGATTGCCTTTACTACTTTTCTAACATTCAAAATCAACTTATGCGAATAAAAAGTGGCTTGCATACCCTAAGTAATAGTTTACTGGATATATCGTGGCCTAAAACAAAGAAAGCCAAAGCTGCATTTGAAAATGACATTCTCTACGCGCAAGACAAAAAATTAATGATAAAACAACTATTTAAAATTTTATACGACGATACAGTATTTGAAGATAGTCTCCCATCTACAGGAATTGATTTAATGCAAGAAAAAATGCTCTCGTCTATATTTGTAAAAAGCAAGAATTACGGTACACAAACTTCTTATGTTTTGCTTATAGACTACAATAATAATGCTGTAGTTATTGAAAAGAACCATATCCTTCAAACAAACAATGAGTTTCATTTCTGTATTAGCCCAAAAGGTGTGACTTGA